CGGCTCGTGCAGATCGGCGGGACCGCCGTCGTCCTCATCTTCCTGGTCGCGCTGGTCTCCTACATCGTGGTGACGCACCACAAGAAGACCGCCGTCGGCGCCGGCGACACCGTGCGGGTGACGTCGAGCAAGCTGGTCACCCAGCCTGGGACCACCAACCCCAAGGCCGTGGTCACGTTCTACGAGGACTTCCTCTGCCCGGCCTGCGGCAACTTCGAGCGCACCTTCGGTCCGACGGTGTCCAGGCTTATCGACATCGGCGCGATCGCGGCGGACTACTCCATGGTGTCGATCCTCGACAGCCCCAGGAACCAGAACTACTCGTCGCGGGCGGGCGCCGCGGCCCTGTGCGTGGCCGACGAGTCCCTTGACGCGTTCCGCCGGTTCCACACCGCGCTGTTCACCA
This genomic interval from Mycobacterium sp. SMC-2 contains the following:
- a CDS encoding DsbA family protein, translating into MADKPKRPPRFDIKASDGKSGRLVQIGGTAVVLIFLVALVSYIVVTHHKKTAVGAGDTVRVTSSKLVTQPGTTNPKAVVTFYEDFLCPACGNFERTFGPTVSRLIDIGAIAADYSMVSILDSPRNQNYSSRAGAAALCVADESLDAFRRFHTALFTTDLQPSERGSSFPDNARLIEIAREAGVVGKVPDCINSGKYLSKVSGAAAAAKINATPTIKINGDDYDPSTPDALVAKIKSIVGDVPGIDGAVTPPAT